TTTTGGTGTTCGTATTGGCAAGGATTCAGACTGGTCAAGCAACAAACAATTGTTCCAATGTGTTCAGTTCATTGGAGGGGATGGTGGGGATGTTGGGTTTCACATGTTTCGGAGTGAGAATGATGCTAAGAGGATGACAGGGCCAAGAGAGACAATCCGGATTCCAAATGTTGAGCTTTTGAGAGTGACATATGAATCGGAGTCGTTGATGTTTCCTTCTTATCGGAGAATGATCAAGTCTTTGTCGTTGGAAGTTTCGGGGAGTGACAGATTTCCTGTAATTGATGTTGCTCGTTGCACATCTTCGGGTGAGCTTGTGTTTCGGAATCCAACTCTTGAAGAGCTTAGGTTTCTGTATGCATTCATGAGAGCCATATCTCTAGTGCACCCCCTGCTTCAGGTAGATAATGAAGGTGGCTCAAAGTGGTCAAGGTTGATCTGTTTCGATCCATTTATTGAGACAGTGGATGTTCAGTGGCCTCAAGAAATGGTCAAAGGTTACGACCTTGTTGCAGTTACTGTTACACATCCACCAGGTCAGGCTTATGTGGAAAAGACAAGCTCAACACCTACCAAGTACGCAGAACCCCCGAAGGAAGAGTTCTTTGTTGATgtcaaaataacctcaaatggTGGCTTGAAACAATGTGCAAGGTGTGAGAGAGAAGTTCAAGGAGAACAGTCTCTTTGCTGTGGGCGGTGTCGAGCAGTGGTCTACTGTGGTTCTCAATGTCAGAAGCAGCACTGGAAAGAAACACATAAAAGCATGTGTGGGGTTTACAAGGCTATGatggaaagagaagaagaactgGCAATGAAAATTTTTGTGTTCCCCTGCTTTGCTGACCAGCCTTGCAAATGGCTTGAATTGTTTGGAATCCATCAGAAAGGCATGTGGAGGAGAAACTGTAGTTGCTATTCTCACTGTCCATTTGGTCTCCTTCCTATTAAAGGCGGGTTGTGGGATTCGTGGGGTGGGCTAGACAATGGAGAATTCCCTAGTGATTCACCATTTCACGATCATATAAGAGATGGGATCTCAAGCCCACTCCTGCTTTCTGCTTGGTCAGAGTATTATAACCTGCGGTCATTGCCATTGTCAAGCCCTGTAGCTGACATTCTTTCCCACCCATTGACAGTCTACTACATTTTAACAGCCCTCAGTATCAGTTCAAAGAACCTTTTACTTAAAGGGAAGGAGGTTATTATTCATTACCTTGGACCTGAAGGAGAGTTGGATTGGATGCCAGCCTTTGCCGAAATAGGTCATTTGCTGAACGGATGGGGCAATATGCAAATAGTGATGGTGGGACCTGAAGTTCCAACCAATCTGTCAGGTACAACTTCAGGAATAAGTAGCAGAGTGAGGGTGAATCTTGTGAGGGGTGTTTATCAGGATGAAGCCGCCTATTTGCCATCTCCCCACATTATAATTGCACTCAACTGTAGATTGGATAGCTATGCAAGCTGGGGAGGAGCTCTTGATTTGATCAAATCCATCGACGCTCCAGCCTTCTTCACGGATCAGTCTGAAATTTCATTGGCAAATGCCAAGCAGATTCTTCGTGGTGCTGGATTGCATATCACTCATCCGGTGACACCAAATCCATTTCGCTCTCCTGTGAGGACTAATGGAGCATCTAGCAATCTCCCTTCGTATAGCAACGGTTTTGTGCTTGGGGTAAATACATGATTTTAAAATATGGAATCATAATTAAGCTTTCCTACCATAATTAAGCTTTCTTGGTGATGGCTTCAGTTCATGGTGATTCTCAATGAGATATTATTATAAAGCAGATTTTCTTTCAAgtgtttttttaacttttactGGTTCTACTGCAAGTAAGCTTTcttttatcatttctttttATGATTTACCTTCACTCTCATGAAGCCACACTGTGGTGTTGTCTGTAGGAAAATGTTGCTTGTTTTGTACTCAATATATAAAAAGCTTTGTTTAGTGAGCCAATGTGACCGTTCTCGGATCTGATAAATTTTGTGCTGAAATATCATCTTCGCTTGCAGAGATGAAATTTTCTTGTTACATTTTCTGACTATGCAATTAACCATCAACTCTTTTAATGAGCATCATTTCCTCTAATGGCACTTGACCCTATCTTGCTACAAAGACCAGAGGAACACAATAACAAGCAAAGATGAAGAGTTGGTAACTTCAATAATTCTCCACACCACCTCTAGTTTGTAGAACTTCTATGGACATACCAGCCATCAAACTTGCAGAGATATGCACATTAcagaaaccctaacaaccaTTGTCAGTCTTTGCTCCAAGATAAACGCCTTGTCATCCCACTGAACGTGTGAATTCAGTGGCAatccaggaaaaaaagaaaaaaacaacccCAAGTCCCTAACACTAATTTCTCCCCCTAAATAGTGAGTGCAATTAATTAAGAGCTGCCAGTTGCAAGTTGCAGGAGTTCAACAGCCGCTCTTAATCTTCTCTCAGTATTGTCTCTTGCAGCTACACCTCTAGCTTTCCTGATAAGGTAGTGTCATAGTGATTTTAGTCATGCTAGTTATGATTATAATATGTAAATCACCAAAGCTCTTACTGGATTCAAACCAAGTGCAACAGCAAAAACTGAACAATGCATAGAACCAAAATCTGACCTCTTTTCAATGTTTGCTTTCCTCGTTAATTCATCAACAAGACTATGAAGCCTTTTCAACAGAGATGGAGACTTGCGCAAAGCTTCAACCCCTTTGTGATTTGAACATATCTTCTTCAGAATCTCATGAGCAATGAAATATGCATCCTTATTCCTGAAAGATGGAACGGAACATTCTTAACGTAATTCTCAACGCGAAATtaaggaaaaaggaagaaaacgaAAAAACAAGGAACCTGAGAAACTCCCAAAGAATTATTTCTACCGATCCCCGACTGTCAATTAGAACTTCAGTCAGATGAGTAAACCGGGCAAGGTTTCTTAGAGTTGAAAGGGCATGCTTGAGAACTTCCTGGTCAGGTATACTTCGACTTACTGACCGAATAAGCTTCAGTAAAGTCTCAACTGCCCCTGCAGCCACGAGCTCCTCACAGCACTTCTCTGAATACCCTGTCGTCATGTCTGCAAGGGAAACCTTGTGATGAGTATATGCACGCAAAACCTATATTTTAGGATATCGTTGTTCAATAATAAAACAGAAGTATCCATGAGAGAAATTATGGATCATTCAGGGGCATAACATTTTTCCACAGGGTTACTCAATTAGACCCTAAGTACATTGTGGGATGGGAATTTTCTCAAGAAAGCCCGTGTGGGCATTGTGAAGAACAAATTTAAGGTAGACAAATCAAAAGTTAATAGAGCATCATGTTCCAGAAAGTGAACCCCATAACAATTATTCTTACCCAAAGTTGTACAAATGTGAAGAACGCCACTGACGCTTTTTATGCTCTGTAGTTCCTTAAGTGCATGGATGAGCCTGTTAATTATGCGCATGCTGTCATCAACATTTATAGCAGACTTTTGCACTCTCAAGCGCAAATCCAGTAGATGCCTGCTTGATTCCTTTCGTGCCAAGTAACCCCTCCAATATGACTGTcagaattttcaaaacttaGAAAACAGCAAATATTATGCAAAAGCACTAAAAGGTAGAGAAGGATTAAAATGGTGAAATAAGCTTAGATCCAGATGATAATGTGTTCACAGTCCCCCCTCAGCAATTATCCAACTAGTGACTATGATTTTCCTATGCTTTAACTGAACTTTCGACCACAAATGGGAATCGCAAAAGTCCATCACTTTCAATCTTCTTATTTGTAAGTGTTAACAGAGGTGTACCAGTGTTTCTAGTGCACCTAGGAAGACACAAACTCTGGCCGTGACACAATTTTGCAATATTCCAGCAAGGCCTCAGTTAGATATTCTATAGAGTATAGGCAGCGCTTCTCACAATCACATTCAACAAACATCAATTTTTTTCGTAAAGTGCTACTAACCATTAACCATAAGATAAAATTTGATCATTGTAAGTGGCAGCAGACATGTGTCTGATCCCAACATTCCATATCTTACTACAATAATAAAAACTAGTTAGAGATAGCAGACATCTTACTTGGATGATAACAACATGGAGCCTTCTTCGGTTGAACTTTTGCCTGGTAATCCAACCTCGAAAATGAGACTGAATAATAACAGCCGACTGCAGTTTAAGCAACAAAACAGCTTTCATTCGGTTGAAGTTTTGCCTGCTAATCCAACCTCGAAAATGAGACTGAATAATAACAGCCGACTGCAGTTTAAGCAACAAAATAGCTTTcctttggttgaacttttgcctGGTTATCCAACCTCGAAAATGAGACTGAATAATAACAGCTGACTGCAGTTTAAGCAACAAAACAGCTTTCCACCACCTTTGAAGTTTTAAAACTGAACATAGTACTGCTTTTATTGCAGAACTCTGATAGAAAACTCTGCTTTTATTGTACTGGAGCTTACGATGAGAAGGGGTAGCCACCCAAAAAGAAGAAGCCCCTACATCAAACAAGAAAAGGACATATAGCTTTCAAACTTTCTGGGAAAAAACGGATATAGATATCTATAATTTTAGGAATGCATaactcaaattgcaaaaaaaaaaaaaaaaaaaaaacacttgggGTGAGAACAtgacaaaaaaacaaacaagcacTAAAAAATTATGACTACCTAAGAGCCTCTTTCGAGTAATATGCCCCCTCACAAACTGCTGAATTCTAATGGCAGCTTGTTGGTGAGATCGAAATATCTGCCAGCACCTAAGGCGTCGAATGTTGCTTTGAATCTTTATTGCAGCTTCTCTTTGCAATAAAAACTCTCTCCTTATCAACCGGCTACGCCAGCATCTCTGAAGTCATTTGAATAAAGTACAAAATTAAAAGATTACAGGTGAAACGAAAGAAGTAAAAGTGAGTACTAACGGATGCAAAAACTACAACATCTTCATAAAGTAGCTACAACCAGTAATAACTCAAAACGAATAAATAAGCCATTATTCAAATTAGTCATGCAATGTAAGATAACCAGAATAATATGGCATTGTGCTACAATTCCTATCTCCTAAAATGCTTTTACTTTTCACAACCAACATTCTAGATAAAGTCATGTAATGGAGTTTGGTTCGGTAACAAAAGGAagaaaccatttaaattttgtgCAAGTCTGTATCCAGATAACCAGATTGAAATTGCAAGGATTAAAGGATGAAAACAAGTAAATATGTCAATCAGAAAAGTAAAATTTTACTTGAATTATAGAAACGAGATACATATTTCTCTGAGCAACCCTCCGTGCACTCCATCCACGTATGTGGGACTGAATAACGATGACTGAGTTGCTTGCATTTTTGTGTAGTTGGTAAGCCCTCCAACATCTAAAGCCTCTAAAAGCGCTTTGAATTTTGACTATGGAAAACTCTCGAGTAAGAAATCTCCTTCTCCACAGCCAACCCcgaaaatgactttgaattttagTTGCTGCGTGCTGATAGTTAAGAGACTTGTGGTCAATGTGATTTTTCCAAAGATACATATTTCTCCGAGCATCCCTCCGTGCACTCCATCCACGTATGTGGGACTGAATAACAACGACTGAGTTGcttgcatttttgtgttgttGGTAAGCCCTCCAACCTCTTAAGCCTCGAAAAGCACTTTGAATTTTGACTATGGAAAACTCTCGGCCTTGGGTAAGAAATCTCCTTCTCCACAGCCAGCCCcgaaaatgactttgaattttagTTGCTGCAAGGTGCCGATAGTTAAGAGACTTGTGGTAAATGTGATACTTCCAAAAATTCTGAATTTTAACTGCTGCTCCAATCTCAAGATCACTTGGAACCTTTGGTTGGCGCATAAGTGAAACTTGCTCTACCCGAGAGGCCACCCCAACATGTATAGACCTTGATGCCAGACCATGAATATATTTCTGAGTAGCATTGCCAGCATTAACTGGGTCAGCAGAAGATACATTGTAGGTTATAGTACTTCTGGCCCCATGTGTTCGGGATATCCAAATCCTAGCTGCTCTCTGGATTACCAACACCGATCTTTTTAACTCAACAAAAGAACGTCTGTCCACAATGTATTGGACATATCTTCCAAATGTTTCTGGAAATTTCCCCCTTTCTGCATGGGCAATGAAACAGTCAGACAGACGAGCCAAATCAGTGACCTGTTAAATTTGCACAAAAGGCTTATAAAGTTATAATTGAACTACTGGAGAAGAAAAGTACCACATGAAAACTCCTGAACACTAAAGGCTCTGATCTTGTTACAGAAGGCTTTCTGCTTCACCATTAAACATGCCCGGAAAACAGTTTGAAGATAATAAACTGCACTCATTGTCTTCAAAAACTTCCGACGTACTGTTAATTGCCTAAACATCGACTGTATGGTTTTTGCTGCATTTTCTGGAAGCATTTTGCCATGATTTCTAGGTTAGGAAAAGGTTATTGACCAGAATATTGTCAACAAATGATTAAGCAAGAAAAGAACATAAGTTCACAAGTCTTTAACACGAAGATTCCAAGCCATGGAAATAAATGAGCCAGCTAAGAATAAATACTTGAGTGGCAACACAAGAGTAACCCCACTCCAAAAACCCAGCCCCTGCCTAACTTACGATTACGCCAAATTAATAGAACAAACCAATTCCACTGACTTGCTCATAGATAATCTATAAGCACAAGATGATTCCATTAGTAGATGATATGTCATATTATATTAATAAACCGATAATTGCAACAACTATAAAAATCTAGACATGAAGGATCTTCGATAGTATCGACAAAAGCAATAACCTCTTTGAATTATGTCAGCTACACTTTTTCTGTTTGAGGACTGCAAAACAGAAACAGCAGGTTTTACAACACATTTGTAGTTCTGGTCAGCCATATCTTGCCACCAAGCCTGAATTGCTTTAAACCTTCTAGCAGCATCTGTCAATGGAGatcagaaaggaaaaaaattgacaaCTCAAGCTTTTTTCCAACTTATAAAAGCAATTATCACACGTCCATTTCCCAATGACTTTTGATTATAAATGTGAACTCAAATAACAAAACCCAGCTCTTGAGATGATAAAAACAGAAAAGTTTTGCAGCAATATAGTAGAGGTTGACCAATAAtctgtttcaagtttcaactgaAACTTTACTGATGCCATAGCTCGGAAAGTAGAATATAAATTTATCTGATTACTTTAACCTTTAGCATTTTAATAAGAGGTTTCCACTTAGAGAAATGAACCTATGCCCTTTGAGGAATTTCAACTACATGTGAAGCTGAAATATAGGTTTGGCCAAAACACGATAACTTAAGAACTGACACTAAAAGACAATGAGAACCTTCACTGCTGAACCCATCTGTATTTTCTTGCTCTACTCTTGGTTCAGAATTCACAAACCACCTTCCAGTGCTTAAATGTTTCCTACTATCTGGACTTTGACAATCACAGCCCAGCAATTTGTGAAAATTCAGCTGCTCCTGGGAGATATTAAAGTTTTTGAGAAAACTTCTTAACAATGACCAAACCATTTATGAACTAGCATGGTGCTTTTAACTTCTTCGTTCTTTCTTTGGACAAGtgataaatatattaaaacGAACAAAGAAGAAGGAATATCAGCATTACCACACTTTTCTTTACAATCAGTTGGGATGCAAGGAACACCAAAAGAAGTACAATACTCCGATCACTGACAGCACCATTATGTTCAAGTAAGTCACTGATTTGCATAACCTGTAAGAAAACTCTGATCATTGCATAACATTTTACCTCATTGTGCTAAATACTGTAAATTGACGCACTCAAAACATATTTATGTTTGTCTATACAGTTATGAATGATCTTTTATTCAGCTAACCAGTATGCCCAACCTAATAGCATCCTAATGTTAAGGTTTGCTTTCAGAACTGTCCTTCCCAAGGGGAGAAcaaatcttttttatttaatgcatttcCATTTAAGGCATAATATGCCTCGAAGTAAAATTCAAGGATCTATTATTGGTAGCATCTCAAGCTTAACAGTAAGCATAGACATCAACAAGCCTTTACCTCTGGGAAATTGCCTGACAATGAAGCCAGTTTCTGTGATAACATATAATTGTGTACTGCATCTGTATAATCAGCATCCGACATAATGGATTTTTCACCTTTCATATCATAAGTATCCTATGGACAAATATAAACAGTATGAGTCAAGGGAAGAAGGATGCGCAGAAGTAAAATACTAGCAAAATGGGAAGGGAAAGAAGAATATTTAACCTTAAGAGAACAGGAACAAAAGAGTTCCTTACGGAAGTAAAAGTCAAGCAAGCACCATATGGCCTTTCCATCAACTAACGAAGAAAAGTTGTCAATTTTGAAATCGTATTTTTCACAAATGGCCTGCAAAAGCAATGAAGCACAGTGgcttatgtaaatatatatgtcCGAAAATCAATACGATGATGACACATGAGATCCAACAAATggatttaaaaaagaaagagaaagcacTGAAGGCATACTAAAAAAACATCACGCACAAAGATGCACATGAAGTGTACAAAATGGTAAGCATTGAGTGACTCATAATTTCCTCAATAACATGTAAACCTCAGGAACATATGACATTATGACCAGTAATATGATAGCCCTTGATTGTCAAAGCAAAAGGAGAAAACGAAAAGGATTTCAAAGACAATACACGAAAATACAACAAAACTTTAGAAGTAGAGCAAATACCCTGATCCAGTTCAAAAGCATGTCTAAAGAGGTAGAACTGCTGCTATCCAAAGGATCCTATGCAACACAAAAGGATAAAAAAATACCTCAAATGCAACTGCAGCtctgaaaataatatataaacaaaCGGAAAAGGCAAGAAATAACACCAAAAAATAGATAAATCTCACCATCCTCCTTTTGATTAGAGGCCGAATTTTTCTACGACTTAAGAGGTAGAATTATATCACCTAGTCGAATGTATATCATACATAATGTATTGAATTTGACATAATAAGTGAGACGAATCACATGTCTTTGAAAACATACCACATTAAATccttgaattttcaaaatttccTCGGCTAAGATTGTCTTGTTGATCAGAAGTGGCAGCTGTAGGTTCAATGAAAAGTAAAAGCATACGTAATAGCATCAGTGGAATGAACAGAAACAGTCAGTTAGTCAGTCATGAATCATACAATACTAAGGGCATGAAATATGGATTAAAGATAAGAAACCAACTCACCTGCAAGTGAACAAAAACATTCCAAAGCAAGGATAATGTGAGCTCCTTGTCTCCATTGACAATATCCTCTGCCATAATCATTACTCCATCCTCATCAAATATTGTAGCACCAACCTGCTTTAAACATTGAAGTGCAATTCCACAATTTGCCAAATTCTTCTTACGAGAATCCGAGGGAACCACCAGTTTCTGCTCAATCATACAACAATATACAATCTCAAACTGACTTCTAAAATCTTCTAAAGTGAAGAACACCACTAATCacattattattaaaaataaatgaacttAAAACCTAACTGGAAAAATAGACTGATCATGTAGCAAGAGTTGAATGGCTCTACAAAGCCGTATGCCATCTTGGAGATCAACAAATAAATCTGTCACTGTGAAGTCATACTCGACAAGGGGGCACTGAACCATATGAATATGATGTTAAATTAGTACGTTATTTAGATTACTGCGCCTATAGTATATATTGATCACACCTCATTATGAAAGCATGTATACCAATAATCACAATACCTATGTTGAACCACATACCTGTTCATGGGATACTTCATACCCTATGATCACTAGATGTGCAAGAAGATTACCTTCTCCATGCATTACGTCTGAAGATAAAAGGTCTGTTACCCATCAAATATGAAATGTTAATTTGCTGTTAAAAGAGGAGTACGGTTGTGAAATATTTGTTACAACACTGCAAAAAGGAATGAGCAAACAATTACCGTGAATCACTTGACAACTTGATTTAATACCAGATTGCAATGTAAATAGAAGAGGCGAACCCCCATCCACTCCATCAATTCCGAACTTGACAGGAAGACTGCTCTGGCATTTAGCTCTATCAAGTGTGAGAACCAGCATCAGAATCCTCTTCAATATGATATCCCCCAAAATTTCGTAGTAACCTGGTCTATATAGACCCTCAACCTTTTTGTTATAGGCATAAGCTTTTGCCAGTCCTGAATGTGAGAAAAGCTGCCTTTCGATTATCATTTTCAAGAATGTAATAGCTTCATCAGATTTATCATCTCCATCAATCAACAAGGACGCACCACCAAAGATTATATACAACCCTATCCGGAGCCATATAGGATTATAAGACATGAGGATCTTAGTGGCTTTCTCCTTCATTCCAAAGTCTGTTACAATGGGGCAATGTGACTTCATTTTCAACCTTCCCTCATCAATGTTCTGAGTCAAAAATGGAAATAGTGATTATTAACATTAGGAAACACAATTATTTATCATTCAATACAAATTGTGATTTGGATTTGATCATCCTGAGATACTACACAATAATAACATATAAGTAAAAATAGCCTGAAAATGCTACCACAAGCTCTCCCAAATGATCAAATTCATTTTAAAATGTCAGGACATTAACTAGAATAGTTTGACACCATCTCCTCCAAAACATAGAGAAAATATTTGCATCaaagttcaaaataaaaatcatataaTCAAGCTTTCTAAAGCTGCTTTATATTAAGAACAATATGTGAAATCAAGCACTCTAGCATGACATCCTACAtgactacaaaaaaaaaaaaaaaagaggatcaTATGTTAATCAAACCTTAGCCACACGAGTCATCACATCAAGAATCTCCTTGCAACTACGTAAGCTCAAATAGACTTGCATTCGCTCTGTCAAATCATCGAAACTGCATACGTCCTTCAgtgaattcttcaatggcaagTATATCGAATTCGAAAACCCCTCCCTACTCCCTGCATCATCTCCCCGCCATGTCAAATCCCTCTGCCGCTTCGGGTTCCGCCATGCCACATCAACTCCAACCTCTAACTCACCTCCGAGCCCACCTTCCCTCTTCCCCTTACCCACATTGCGATCACAATCTACCGTCAAATCACACCCACAAGACCTTGGATTTTCTAACAGAAAATTAAGCCAGACGGTGAGGGACTTGGAGAGAGACTTAAGCGACTGTTCCTTTACGATTTGAGCCTTGCGTGAAGACTTGGACTGCTCGAGCTCGAAGGCCTTGATCCTCCGGGCAGCAGCAGTCTTGTGCCGGGATGAGGAAGGAGCAAGAGAGGGTCGACCTCGTCTAAAAGAAGAAGACGTAGACCGCGGTGTTTGTTTGGATGCAGTGAAAAATTGAGAGGACGGGGAGGTAAGTTTGGATGCTTGGGAGGGGCGTTTAGGGgttttgaaatttgatatatCTTTCAGAAGCGAAGCGGAAGAAGAACACGGTAGGTAAGGTGACGGTGAGGGGCACGGGTGGTGGTTGACGTCCATAACGTCGTCGTTTCTAGCAGAAGAGTGTTCGGAGAATTTTGTCTGCGAGAGAACGAGATGGAGACGatggtttttgaaatttgaaatttgaaatgttgGTTGAAGGGAGGAAAGCGGTAACGTTCCGATGGGGGGCGTGCTAGGCACGTGAGGGAGTTCTCCGGAAGCTCgtgttttgaaatttgaaaataaaatgtttGGGCTGATTTTTCGGCCCAATGGACCACATCCATGAAAAGGACGGGATGCATTTCATCCATTTGGGCTATCTGGATTTTTCGTTTGAGCTCAGCTCATCCCTGATGTAACCTTGGGCCTTATTTCTATTTGGGCTGGACCAAAATCTCGAACCCCATCAACCATCGTTTATCGTTTTATATGTAAAACCCTAACACTCGCTCTGTCTCTCTGAACTAAAAAATTCGCACTCATTTCAATCTCTCTGTGTTTCACTAATGGCTATGTTCTCTCGATTGCGCGTAAACTTTCTTCATCGCCGCAAATTCTCCACAATTCTAGCCCCCGATTCCTCAACTCCACTCTCCTCCAAGCAGAAGTCACGCGCCGCTTTAACCCTTCTCAAATCCGAGTCTAACCCGGACCGAATCATAGAGATCTGCCGCGCCGCCTCACTTACCCCAGAGTCTCACCTGGACCGCGTTGCCTTCTCGATCGCGGTCTCCAAGCTATCCGAGTCTAACCGTTTCGACGCCATCCGCAGCTTCCTTGATGAGCTCAAGACCCGGCCCGATTTGAAGACCGAGCGCTTCGCAGCTCACTCAATCGTGCTTTATGGCCAGGCCAAAATGCTCGACCACGCCATCCGGACCTTCAAGGAATATCACGAGCTTGGTTCTTCCCGTCCTTCAGTCAAGATGTTGAATGCGTTGCTCTTCTCATGCGTGGTATCAAAGGATTACAAAGAGGTGAACCGGATTTTCGTCGAGTTCCCTAAAACTTATGGGGTCGCCCCTAATTTGGAGACGTATAATACAGTGATCAAGGCGTTCTGCGAGTCGGGTTCTGCAAGCTCGGTCTATTCAGTACTGGCAGAGATGGGTAGGAAGAAAGTGACCCCAAATGCGGCGACTTTTGGGATTATTCTAGCTGGATTTTATAGAGAGGAGAAGATTGATGATGTCCGGCAAATGTTGGAGATGATGAAGGAGAAGTATGGGATACACGCGGGGGTTGGTACCTATAACGTTAGAATCCACAGTCTATGTAAGCTGAAGAAGACTGGTGAAGCAAAGGCTTTGCTTGATGAGATGTTGTCCAGGGATATGAAGCCGAACTCCGTAACATATCATCATTTGATTCATGGGTTTTGCAGGGGAGGTGATTTGGAGACAGCCAAGAAGCTGTTTAAGGAAATGGCTGACAAGGGTTGCAAACCAGATAGTGAATGCTATTTTACCCTGGTTCACTATATGTGCCAAGATAAAGATTATGAGTCGGCTCTGAAATGTTGTAAAGAGAGCATTGAGAAGAATTGGGTGCCTAATTTTACGACAATGAAGTTGCTTGTAAATGGGCTTGCCAGCAGTTCCAAAGTGGAAGAAGCTCGGGAGCTTGTAGGGCAAATGAAGGAGAAGTTCCCAAAGACCTCAGAAATGTGGAATGAAATTGAAGCTGGTTTGCCGCAGTAGGAAGGATTACTTGGTATGCAATTTTGTGAAATTCAATATTTAGTCTGTTCTTTTTTGTTGGGCAAGCATTTGAATGCTGATGGGATTTGTTGAAATTTCTTAGCCTTGCACGCACCTCTGCTATTTGGCAGATGTTCATATGTTCCGGTCATGAATTCCATCTAATAACAGTGTACTAATCATATAAGCTGCAGGACCTCTGGGACCTATGTTGTATATGGGCGCCAATATACAATTGTTTGCCATCTTCTACTCTCTCAATTTGCAGTAAATTTGAATGCTTTATCACACAAACAGATAAACTTAAAAGCTAAAACTAGGGTTTCCTAGCAATCGAGGCAGATCTCTGCCGCAGGTATATTGAATAAGATTTGACATGAAGCGTTGAAAGGGCTGGGCTCAAACAAGCCCGGCCCACCATAACACTTAACCAAATAATCAACCCAATTAGGCCCCAA
This genomic window from Tripterygium wilfordii isolate XIE 37 chromosome 9, ASM1340144v1, whole genome shotgun sequence contains:
- the LOC120006154 gene encoding abnormal spindle-like microcephaly-associated protein homolog isoform X1, whose translation is MDVNHHPCPSPSPYLPCSSSASLLKDISNFKTPKRPSQASKLTSPSSQFFTASKQTPRSTSSSFRRGRPSLAPSSSRHKTAAARRIKAFELEQSKSSRKAQIVKEQSLKSLSKSLTVWLNFLLENPRSCGCDLTVDCDRNVGKGKREGGLGGELEVGVDVAWRNPKRQRDLTWRGDDAGSREGFSNSIYLPLKNSLKDVCSFDDLTERMQVYLSLRSCKEILDVMTRVAKNIDEGRLKMKSHCPIVTDFGMKEKATKILMSYNPIWLRIGLYIIFGGASLLIDGDDKSDEAITFLKMIIERQLFSHSGLAKAYAYNKKVEGLYRPGYYEILGDIILKRILMLVLTLDRAKCQSSLPVKFGIDGVDGGSPLLFTLQSGIKSSCQVIHDLLSSDVMHGEGNLLAHLVIIGYEVSHEQCPLVEYDFTVTDLFVDLQDGIRLCRAIQLLLHDQSIFPKLVVPSDSRKKNLANCGIALQCLKQVGATIFDEDGVMIMAEDIVNGDKELTLSLLWNVFVHLQLPLLINKTILAEEILKIQGFNVDPLDSSSSTSLDMLLNWIRAICEKYDFKIDNFSSLVDGKAIWCLLDFYFRKELFCSCSLKDTYDMKGEKSIMSDADYTDAVHNYMLSQKLASLSGNFPEVMQISDLLEHNGAVSDRSIVLLLVFLASQLIVKKSVEQLNFHKLLGCDCQSPDSRKHLSTGRWFVNSEPRVEQENTDGFSSEDAARRFKAIQAWWQDMADQNYKCVVKPAVSVLQSSNRKSVADIIQRENAAKTIQSMFRQLTVRRKFLKTMSAVYYLQTVFRACLMVKQKAFCNKIRAFSVQEFSCERGKFPETFGRYVQYIVDRRSFVELKRSVLVIQRAARIWISRTHGARSTITYNVSSADPVNAGNATQKYIHGLASRSIHVGVASRVEQVSLMRQPKVPSDLEIGAAVKIQNFWKYHIYHKSLNYRHLAATKIQSHFRGWLWRRRFLTQGREFSIVKIQSAFRGLRGWRAYQQHKNASNSVVVIQSHIRGWSARRDARRNMYLWKNHIDHKSLNYQHAATKIQSHFRGWLWRRRFLTREFSIVKIQSAFRGFRCWRAYQLHKNASNSVIVIQSHIRGWSARRVAQRNMYLVSIIQRCWRSRLIRREFLLQREAAIKIQSNIRRLRCWQIFRSHQQAAIRIQQFVRGHITRKRLLGASSFWVATPSHRKLQYNKSRVFYQSSAIKAVLCSVLKLQRWWKAVLLLKLQSAVIIQSHFRGWITRQKFNQRKAILLLKLQSAVIIQSHFRGWISRQNFNRMKAVLLLKLQSAVIIQSHFRGWITRQKFNRRRLHVVIIQSYWRGYLARKESSRHLLDLRLRVQKSAINVDDSMRIINRLIHALKELQSIKSVSGVLHICTTLDMTTGYSEKCCEELVAAGAVETLLKLIRSVSRSIPDQEVLKHALSTLRNLARFTHLTEVLIDSRGSVEIILWEFLRNKDAYFIAHEILKKICSNHKGVEALRKSPSLLKRLHSLVDELTRKANIEKRKARGVAARDNTERRLRAAVELLQLATGSS